The Terriglobus roseus sequence GCAATGTCACGACGCCATCCTTGCGCCAGGCTGGTGCGAGAGGCACAGTGGTCAGCACTGGCCCCTTGCAGCTGTCCACATGCACCGCGACCTTTGCTGTGGTCATGGTGCTGATGGGGGCTGGCATGGGTCGGCTGCCGGAACGGAAGATGTACGGGATGCTGCCCATGCCCAGGGTCACGCCATTGAAGCGATCCAGGTCGGCCTTGCGATAGATCCAGCAAGGATTCGAATAAACAACGCGAAAGACGGGCCGCTCTGCATTCCGTGGTGGATCCTGTTCCATCTGGATTCCGGCAGAACCGGTGCAGGCATCCAGTTCGCGGCTGTCACGCCGCATGGTCGAGGCAAGCGTGATCTTCTGCGTCATGGGCAGGCCGAGCGCCGTGGTGCCATCGAACGCAAGCGCATGGACCTCGGACGGTAGAGAGATCTGCAGATCGCCGTTGAAGACCGGTGAGGTCTTCTTCACCGGGGAGCCATCCAGGGTGTAGTGGATCTCGCCCAGGTTCCCTTGCGTCGCCAGTTGCAGGCTCGCATGATCACCGGCACCGGTGGGAGTAGCGTGTGCCTGCACTTCAAAGACGCTGAGTGCCGGCTTCACACCGGCATCCTCAGTGCGTTGCAGATCTGCGGGCAGCCGGTGCAGAAAGTCCTTGTAGTCACGACGGCCGTCCGGCGACCAGGCCATCTCGGCGAGCGCTGCAGCGCGTGGAAACAACATATGCTGAACACGATCTTCGGTCAGCACATACTCACTCCAGATGGAGCCCTGCACGCCGAGTACATGGGCCTGCTCGGCCGTTGTAAGGACCGCAGGCAGCGCCTTGAAGTTATAGACATCAGCCAGTGAATTGACCGGATCGCGACCCGCGGTTTCGTCCGTCGCATCGCTCTGGCGATAGTTGAAGTACAGCGGGCGGTTCGGCGTCAGGATGGCATCATGGCCCTGCTTCGCGGCCGAGACGGCTCCTTCGATACCGCGCCAGGACATGACGGTGGCATTCGGGGAAAGTCCACCCTGCAGGATTTCATCCCAGCCCACCAGCCTGCGGCCGTGCGCGTTGATGAATTTCTCCATGCGTCCCATGAACCAGCTCTGCATGGCATCTTCATCATGAATGCCGAGCTCCTTCATCTTTGCCTGGACGGTCGGGTTCGACTTCCACTGATCCTTCAAAGCCTCGTCGCCGCCAACGTGGATGTACTCACCAGGGAAGAGGTCCATCACCTCGGTCAGCACATTCTGCAAAAATTCAAACGTGGCATCGTCCGTATTGAAAAGTGTGGGATAGATTCCCCAGCCCACCGGCATCCCCGGAAGCCCCTTCGCGCTGCCCAGTTCCGGATAGGCCACCAGTGCCGCGGTGGCATGGCCCGGCATCTCGATCTCAGGCACCACCGTGATGTTGCGCTCCTTCGCGTAAGCCACTACATGGCGGATCTGGTCCTGCGTGTAGAAACCACCATAAGGACCTGTCGGCGCGTTGGAACCAGCCTGCCAGGGTGGCATGGTCTGCGGGCGGAAGCCGCCAACCGACGTAAGTTTCGGGTAGCGCTTGATCTCGATGCGCCAGCCCTGGTCTTCCGTAAGGTGCCAGTGGAAGGTATTGAGCTTGTGCTCCGCCATGTAGTCGAGCAACTGCAGAATGAACTGCTCGCTCTGCATGTGGCGCGCTGAGTCCAGCATGATGCCGCGCCAACGAAACCTGGGGCCATCTTCAATGTGAACTGCGCTGATGGATCCCGGCGCATGGGCCATCATCTGCCAAAGGCTGATCGCGCCATACAGATAGCCGGCACGGCTGCCCGCGGTAATGGTCACGCCGGCTGGGGTGACATCGAGCGCGTAGCTTTCGTCATCACCACCCTTCTCAGGTCTGTGCGCCTCACGATGAACGAACGTAAGCTGCGGCGCCTTCGTCTTTTCGCCTGTAAGCAGAGCAGGCGTGTGCGTTGTTGCGAGCAAGCCCTGCAGATAGCGCGTTACGGAACTCGCATCAACATCAGACGTCGTCGCACGAACCGCAAGGCCACGCCGAAGGTCAAGTGTTCCTGACGATGCTTCCACACGCGCAGGCGCAGGGATTACTGAGTTGGCAGTCTGTGCCTGCGAAGTAGCAAAGAGTGAAAGCGAACAGAAAGCGACCGGCAAGAGTGCGTGTTTGGTGCGAGATATCGTCTTCAATGCGTTCTCCCTCAGGGTGCGTTCTTCAGTTGTTCTGCAATGCCGGCATGGAGCGGCCTTCTACAAGTACTTCGACCAGATGGAACGTGCCGTCTTCAGCGGACCAACGGAAGATCAGCAGGTCCGCGGACGAACCGACAGCGAGCGTTCCGCACTGCGCATTTAAGAAATTTGCAGGATTCGCAGTAGCCATGCGCACTGCGTCTCCCAGCGAAGCGCCCTGCAGCCCGGCAACGCGGGTAAGGGCGTCTCTGAGAGCGATGCCGGAACCGGCCAACAGGCCCGTATCGCGCATGCGGATCGAACCATCCCCGCCGACCACGACGTCACCGCCGATGGGTGAGCGATACAGTCCCGGCGCGCTACCAGCAAGCGCAACAGAATCCGATATCAACACGGCCCGCTCAACCCCCTTGGCGCGCAGCATGACGCGAAGGACATCGGCAGGCAGATGGACTCCATCCGCGATGATCGTTGCGGTCAGGCGATCCTCCGCAAGCTGTGTCCAGATCGGGTTCGGATGACGCGGCAGCTCTGCCGCAATGCCATTGCCCAGGTGCGTCGAAAGTTGTGCGCCGGCATCCACCGCCGTACGAATCTGTTCCGGTGAAGCATGTGTGTGACCCAGCGCCACCACGACACCACGATCGCAAAGGGCACGGATGTAGGCCGCAGCCTCCGGCCAATGCGGCGAGAGCGTGACCAGCTTGATCAGGCCGCCCGCGGCTTCTTGGAACTCTTCGAACTCCGCCAACGACGGCGGACGCACGTGCTCCGCAGGATGGGCACCGCGATATCCGTCGATCGGCGAAATGCTCGGCCCCTCCAGGTGCACGCCCGGCACCGCATGGGCAACGAACGCGGAGTTGCGACGGGCTTCTGCAATGGTTCGCAGTCGAGACAGCATCTCTGCAGGTGAAGCTGTGATCACCGTCGGAAGATACGTCGTTGTGCCAACCGACGCGAGCAGTAACGTGAGCCGTTCCACCGCTTGCGCATCGCAGGCGGCATCGTTCAGGTCGATCCCGCCATAGCCGTTTACCTGTAGATCAACGAGACCGGGCGCCAGCCACAGGTCATCGACATCGCCGCTATACGGGCAGATAGACGTGACGCGCGTATCTACGACCTCAACTTCGATGGACTCGAGTGTGAGGGGATCGCGACCACGGAGATGGCGCACGGTGCTCACCGTTGTGACAATCCTGCGGCAGATTCCGCGTCGAGATAGACAGTGCAACCAGCGTGCGTACGCAGGATGGAAGCAGGGCATGACGGATCGACTTCGCCGGTGAAAGCACGCGTGACGGCTGCCTCTTTCAGCTTGCCCGGCACACAGCAGAACAATTTGTCTGCCCGCAACAACCGCGGGATAGAAAGCGTCACGGCGTGGGTCGGCACATCCTCCAGGTTAGGAAAGAGCCCCTCCTCCACCTGTTGCACGCGACTCAAACGATCCAGCTCCACGACGCGAACATCTTGAGGCTCGTTGAAATCCGCAGGCGGATCGTTGAAGGCAATGTGTCCGTTCATGCCGATGCCCAGGCAGACGATGTCGATAGGATGCTGCGACATCAGCCATGCGTACTCTTCGGAGCAACGCTCAGCATCTATCCCTGGATCGATCAGGTGGACAGCGTGCAGCTTGACCTTCCCGAAGAACTCGCGCGTCAACCATGCTCCGAAACGTTGTGGTGCATCGGCCGGCAGGCCCGTGTACTCATCCATGTGAAACGCTTCCACACGATCCCAGTCGATTCCTTCTGCCTGTGCGAGCGTTCGCAGCATCTCACTTTGGCTGGGTGCCGCGGCAAAGACCACGCGCACCACCGGCTGCGCGCGAAGGCGTGCGCGAAGCTCCCCCGCAACGTCTGAAGCGGCGAGTCGCCCCATCTCCTGGGCCGTGGCTGAAACGTGAAGGACTGGCTGCCGGACTGGCGTGATCACTGTCATACGTGCTTCTTCAACCTTGAAAGAGCGTCTCGGGACGCCCGGTTAGCGCATGACCGTGAGCAGGTCGTCGGCGCGTGGATTGTGGACCGGACGCAACACGCCGGTGAGGATATAGACAAAGAGCGAGACCATGACGGGACCACCCACCGCCAGCATAAGGCTGCCACCGTTCCCGTCCATGCTGGCAGGTATCAACCAGCGAATCGCGGCAAAGGCAACCACGCCGGAGAGCCATGAGGTGATGGCAGAGAACGCTCCGCATCGCGCGAACAGCGGCAGCATACCCAGCAGCATAGGGACAGCAATAGGACCAACCAGGGCACCGTACCAGAGAAGGATCAGTCCGAGCACACCACCCATGTGGTTCGCAAGCAGGGCGATCACCATGCTGCCGCCCAGGAAGAACAGCGTGCACAAACGGCCTGCCAGCAGTTGCTGCTTCTCCGTCGCGAGCAGCCGCTGCGGCAGAAAGGCCGGCGCAATATCCCGCACCACAACAGCAGAGACGGCATTCGCATCGGACGACGTCATCGCCATGGAGTGCGCGAACAATCCCGCGAGGACCAGTCCGACCAGGCCGGCAGGCAGGTACAGTTGCGCCATCGTCGCATAGCTCTGCGAAGGGTCTCCAATGTGCGGCAGCAGCAGCGGTGCGGCCCACATGGGATAGAACAGCACCACCGGCCACACCAGGTATAAGACAGCGGAAAGCTGCGCCGATCGCCGCGCGGACGCTTCGTCCGGGGATGCCATAAAGCGTTGTGCCAGGCTCCAGGTTCCACCGTTGTAGGACAGAAAGTTGACCAGCAGATACGTCAATGCAAAGCCCAGCGTGTACTGCCCGTGGAAGAACTGGCGATGCTCGGGCGGCAGCCGGAACCACATGCCACTGACCGCAGACACTCCGCCCAGCCGGTACAGCACCACCGCACACATGGCGATGCCAGAGATCAACTGGATGATGAATTGGCTCAGGTCGGTCGCCGCATCAGCCCACAGGCCACCCATCACGGAATAGATGAGCGTCACGCCGCCGGTCAGCAGCACGCCCCACTTCAGGTCCACATGCGCAAACATCTGCAGCAGTAGTGCCGACGCCGTCCACTTGGCGCCGACGTCAAAGATCTTCAGCAGCGACCCGCTCAGCGCGAGGCAGAGCTTGGTGCGATGCCCATACCGTACAGTCAGGTATTCCAGCGGCGAGATCATGCCGGTATGCACGCGCAGCCGCACCCACCGTGGCGCAAACACAAACGATCCAATCAGCAGAGCCAGCGCGATGCTGCAGGCCCACCAGATGTAAATGCTGAAGCCATCGGAATAAGCAATCGCCGCATAGCCCACGAAGACAGCCGCGCTGTAGCCCGACATATGGTGCGATATCCCGGAGAGCCACCATGGCATCTTGCCGCCGGCTGTGAAGAAATCGCGGGCATTCTTCACCTTCCGGCGGATGCCAATCCCAACCGCCAGCATCAGCAGAAAATAGAGAGCCAACGCCACTTGGTCGAGAGTTCGCATAATCTCCAGGGAACGGCAGTACTACAACACTGATACATACTGATATATCACAAGGAAGTGACAATGGTGCGGGGCGTTTCTCTGCACCGCAACGTCACATCGTCGCTCGGCCCCTGGGAGAGCAGTTCCGCACTCTCCTGCTTGAGGCCTGCAGCCGGACTCCGGTCGCCGATCTCCTTGAAACGCTTTGCGGGTCTAGCAGAATCAACAAGTTAGACATAGCTAATCCAACGGCATGGAAGAGGTCACCAGTTCGATCCCGGTCAGGTCCGCCAACCTCCTTCAAAACTTCACGCCAGGGTCCCGGACCTCATGGGTATCGTTCGGACTGGCGCCCCATGAGCCGTCGTGCATCCAATACTTCATGACTCCCCGCAGGCCATCCGTCGTCATCATCAACGACCACATCGACACATGCACCGGCCTGGCCGAATTGCTGGAGCTTGATGGGTTTGAGGCGTATTCCTGCTTTAGCGGTGTGGAAGGTTTGTACCAGGTCACGATTCGCACCCCCGACGCGGTCCTGCTGGACATGAATATGCCGGGCATGAGCGGTTTAGAGGTATGTGCCGCCATCCGCAACCGGCAATCCATCGCGAACACCGCAATCGTCTTCCATTCCGGCGAACAGAAGCCGGCGAACTTGGACGGTGCCGACGCGTTCCTTACCTACCCAGTCCCGCTGGACATCCTTGCCGCAGTCCTTCGCGCCACCATCAGCAAACGCAGCGCATAGCTGCCGCTCGTCGAATCAGGATCCGGAGCCTCCCTTGGAGTCCGGTTCTCCTTGCGCGACGCCTTTCGCAACCTCCCGCAGCCTCTTCAATTTCGGCAGCACATGACCGAGGGGCCGAGACGGCGCATTCGACAGCCCCATGGACTGATAGATATCCAGATAGAGCCGGAAGAGTTCTTCCGCGCGCGCTGCTTCGGCTGGCTGCGGTTCAATGACCTTGTACGGCAGGCAGAGAGCGTCCTGCGCCGTCGTGATGTTGGGATAGGCTCCCGCCGCCTTCATCGCGAAAATGACCGATCCAAGACTGGTAGGCACGCCGTCCGGCACCAGCACCGGTTTATTCAGCACGTTCGCATAGACCTGGTTCAGCACGGCGCTGTTCTGCGGAATACCGCCCCCATTGATGACACGGCGGACCGGTACACCATGCTGCGCCATGCGTTCCAGGATGATGCGCGTTTGAAACGCGGTGCCTTCGATCGCGGCGAAGAGTTCGTCCTGCGGCGTGCTGCCAAGGTTCCAGCCAAGCGTGACACCGCCCACGTCGGGATTCCCCAGTACCGTGCGATCGCCGTTATCCCAGCACAGGCGCAACAGACCCGTCTGTCCAACGCGGTAATTCGCAATACCTGCGGCAAGTTCCCGGACGGTCGTGCCGGCTCGGCGAGCGATAGCGTCGAACATGTCTCCGACGGCGGGTATCCCGGCTTCCACACCGGTCATGGCAGGATCCACGCTGCCGGGTACAACGCCGCTGACACCCGGGATCACGTGGCGGTCGCTCATGACGGCAATCACACAGGTGGAGGTACCGACGACGTTGACCACATCGCCCTCGCGACAGCCTGAGCCGATCGCGTCCCAGTGCGCATCGAGCGCGCCCACCGGGATCGGGATGCCCGGTCTCAGTCCGAGACGTTTGGCCCACTGCTGTGTCAGATCTCCATAGATCTCGTCCGATGCGAGGAACGTGCCGGCGATCTTATCGCGGATGCCAGTCAGCAGCGGATCCACAGAGACAAAGAACTCCTCCGGCGGCAGACCACCCAGCGATGCGTTCCACATCCACTTGTGTCCCATGGCGCAGACGCTACGTTTCAGATCCTTTGGCGAGGTGACGCCCGTGAGCGTCGCAGCGACCATGTCGCAGTTCTCCAGCGCCGTTGCAAAGCGCTCGCGCTTGGACAGGTCGGCATGACGAAGCCAGTGCAGCACCTTCGCGAAGCCCCACTCGGGCGAGTAGAAGCCACCGCTCCAGTGGATTGCTTCGAGGTTGCCAGCGTGTGCCGCCGCCGTGATCTGTTGCGCTTCCACTGAGGCCCTTGTGTCGCACCAGAGGTAGTACTCGTCCAACGGCTGCATCGCTGCATCCACCATCAATACGCTGGACCCGGTGGCATCGATGGCGATGGATGCGACCTGATCGCCATCGATCCCCGCAGTTTCCAACACATCGCGGCTGGCCTTTGCGAGCGCGTCCATCTGGTCGGCGTGTGACTGCGTGGCATAGGCGCCGTCATTGGCGCGGCGATGTAACGGATACTCTGCTGTGGCCGTACCCAGGCGTCCGCGCTCCGAGTCGTAAAGCGTGACGCGAACGCTCAGTGTGCCAAAGTCCGCGCCCATCACGATCGCCATGCACCGTCTCCTTCATTGAGCCGGCAACGTGTGCGGCATCATGAGCATGCTACCCGTGCCTCGCCGCGCCTGTCGAGATTGCATACTTATGTCGACATAGCGTATTCATCAGTGACAGCCCTACCATGGCATCACGACACGGAGACGCAGCGTGGCACCCGCGAAAGTCATCGCCATCGACGCACCACTCGCCCATAAGGCAGGTCCTGGCAGCTACCGATGGTGGCTGATCGCCATGTTGTGGTGCGTCTGTTTCTGCAATTACGCAGACCGTCAGGCGATCTCCTCCATCTTCCCGTTGCTGCGCAGCGACCTGTCACTGAGTGATCTGCAGCTTGGCATCATTGCTTCATCGTTCATGTGGATGTACGCGGTCGCGGGACCGGTTGCGGGATGGCTTTCCGACCGCGTCTCACCGCGCAGTGTCATTCTTGGCGCATTGATCTTCTGGTCTGCAGTAACAGCCGGCACCGCGGTCTCTCACAGCTTTGGGACGATGGTTTTCTTTCGCACACTGGGCGGCCTGGGCGAGGCCTTTTACTTCCCTGCCGCAATGGCGCTTATCGGCCTCTATCACTCGACTGCGACGCGTTCCCGCGCCATGGCACTGCACCAGTCGAGTGTTTACGCCGGTACCATTGGCGGTGGCGCTCTGTCAGCCGTCATCGCGCAGAGCCACGGCTGGCGCACTTCGTTCGTCGTCTTTGGGGTGGCCGGCGTGCTGCTCGGTGTAGTCTTACTGCTGTTCCTGCGCAGACCGCCCGCACGCGCACTCAAGACGGAGACCACCACCGATCAAAACTTCTTTCACGGCGTTCGTGATGCCCTGCGTTCGGGCCGCGTGATCGCGCTGATCGTCGTCTTCATCGGTGCGAACTTTGTGGCAGTCGTCTTTCTCACGTGGCTGCCAACCTACCTCTACACAAAGTTCCACCTGAGCCTGGCACACGCGGGCTTCAGCAGCACGGCATACCTGCAGATTGCATCGGTCCTGGGCGTACTGCTGGGTGGTGTGCTGGCCGACAAGTTTGCCATGCGTCGCGTGGGCGGACGGCAGATGATCCAGGCATTCGGTCTGCTGATGGGTGTGCCCTTCATCTTCCTCACGGGCTGGTCACTCACCATGGCTGGACTCATCGCAGGCATGATCGGCTTCGGCTTCTTCAAGGGCATGTACGACGCGAACATCTGGGCCTCGCTCTACGACGTCATCCCTGTTGAGCGGCGCGGCGTGGCAGCCGGCACCATGAATTCACTCGGCTGGCTTGGAGGCGGCTTCGCGCCCATCCTCATCGCGACCGCGGCAGGACGCTTCGGCATGAGCGCCTGCCTGAGCGCGACCTCAGCGATCTATCTCTGCCTTGGATTAGTGCTGCTCCTGCTGGTTCGGAACATGCGGCGATCGGAGGACGTACTGCCCGCATAACTACATGCGAAAGTGCGCGGCGCGATCCAGCGCGGCAAGATGGTTCTCGCGCTCCCAAAGATCAAACTCGTCCAGGCGCTCCCGTCCGCTGGCCTGGATATGTTCGCCGAGTAATCGCTTGGCCTCATCCTCATCGCCCTTCAACACGGCCTGCAGGATACTGCGGTGGTGCTTGTGGATGCGCTCAAGTTCATCGCGCCGATGGCCGCTGCGCTGGATGGCGAAGATGCGGATCATCAGACGGGTGTCATTCACTACCTTCAGGATGCGTGCGTTCGAAGCCAGGCGGATGAGCATGGCATGAAAGCCGAGATCTGCCACTGCGAAGCGCTTCATCTGCTCCGCATTCAGTTCCACCTTGCCGCTCGTTTTCAGCTCCTTCAGCAGGGTTTGCGTCTCATCCAGCAGGCTCTCCAGCTTCTGCCTATCCGCAGGACGAACCCCCTCGCGCGCCGCTCGTCCGACGGCGAAGACTTCCAGTGCCTCGCGCAGTTCGTAGAGGTCGATGATGCTCTGCCGTGAGAGTTGCGTGACGACCAGTCCACCGCCCGGGCTGAGTTCCAGCAGACCCTCTGCCAGCAACTGCCCTGCGGCCTCGCGGACCGGCGTACGGCTGCTGCCCAGTTCCTTCGAAAGGGCAAGCTCCGAGAGCAGCGATCCGGCCGGCAGATCGCCCGACGCAATCTTTCCCTGGATCAACTGGTACGCCTTCATTCGTACGGACTGGCTTGGACCGGGATGGTGCGTGCTGGAGCGGCGCGGCATGGAAGCAGTCTAATGCAGCCCTGCCAGAAAATGCAGCGAACTCGGTGAAAGGTGGATTTCGTATGTCGACATACGATCCGCAAATTTGCTAGAGTCGTCCTCGATGAGACTCTCGTTCGCACTTTGCAGTGCCGCCCTCTCGCTGTCGTTCGTGCTTCCCACCGCAGGGCTGTGCCAGGCGCGGGCCGTTGAGCCGACGAAGCAATTCATCTATAAAGATGCGCCGTTCCCGTCCGCCCATGCGTCGACGATTGTCGAGGTTGGCAAAGGCGAGTTCCTTGCCGCATGGTTTGGGGGCACCAAGGAGAGCGCGCCGGATGTTGCCATCTGGATGTCGCGCCGATCTGCGGATGGCACATGGTCCGCGCCCGCAGAGATGGCGCGCGAGCCCGGCACGCCTACGTGGAATCCCGTTCTGTTCCACGCGAAGACAGGTCGCCTGTGGCTCTACTTCAAGTACGGCCCCCATCCCGCCGAGTGGACGGCCGCGCGACGCTACAGCGACGATGACGGCAAGACCTGGTCGCAGGTGGAGCACCTGCCTGCTGGCGTTTATGGGCCCATCCGCGCCAAGCCTTATGTCGCACCGGACGGCACCATCATCAGCGGCAGTTCCGTTGAGAGCTATCACTCGTGGTCGGTATGGGTCGAGCGCAGCACCGATAACGGGATGACGTGGACGCGCACCGGCCCCATCACACTGCCGGAGCTGCTGAACGCTCCATCGGCAGCACTGGACCCGGACAAGGCCATCGGACTGATTCAGCCAACGGTGATCCCCATGAACGATGGCAAGCCAGGGATGCACCTGCGTCTGTACATGCGGTCGTCGATCCAGATCCACAAAATCTGTGTCTCCGATTCAACCGACGGCGGCAGGACTTGGACCGATGCGCGCAAGCTGGACGTGGATAACCCCAACTCCGGCATCGACATTGTTCGCCTGAAGGACGGCCGCTTCGTCCTCCTCTATAACGACACGCCCACGGGCCGAACGCCGCTGAATCTGGCCGTGAGCAAGGATGGCGATCACTTCACGAATTTCGCCGTCGTTGAGAATGAGACACCCGGCGAATTCTCTTACCCTGCATTGATCCAGGGGACCGACGGCAACCTGCACATGACCTACACGTGGCAGCGTAAGACCATTCGCTACGCAACATTTCCGCTGGCATCGATACCGCGGTGAAGGATATCTCCATGACCCGGTTTTCTGGTGTTTACGCTGCACTTCTAACGCCCCGCAACTCTGTCGGCGAACTTGACCTTGCGTCATTCCGCGGACAGCTTACGACTCCATGCGCAGACCAACTGGCAGGCTATGCCGTGAACGGCGCGACCGGCGAGTTCACCATCAGCACCGTGCAGGAGCTGTCAGAGATCGTGATGGCGACGCGCGATGCCGCGCCGAACGCACAGATCCTGTGCGGCATTGGTGCAGGCGATGTGCGGTGCGCCGTAGCACGTGGCCACGCTGCGACCGACGCCGGTGCAGACGCTGTATTGCTGCCCATGCCGGCGTTCTTCCCCTATCGCCAGGACGACCTGCGCGCCTTCTGCATCGCCGTTGCGTCAGAGCTTTCGATCCCTGTACTGCTCTACAACCTTCCGCAGTTCACCACCGGCCTTACTGTCGATACGGTGCTCTCTCTGCTGACATCCGGCAGTAACATCGTCGGCGTGAAGGATAGCAGTGGGTCGCTCGATATCGTGCGCGCCATGACCGAGGCACAGGTCAGCGGGGCACGCATCATCGGCAACGACAGCGCGCTCTGCGACGCGATGGAGCAGGGGCTTTGTGATGGCGTGGTGTCCGGTGTGGCGTGTACGCTGCCGGAGCTGATGACATCGCTCTTCGCAACAAAGGGACACGGCAAGGAGTTCCGCCAATACCGCGACCTGCTCAACGAATTCATCGACCAGTTGGGAGCACTCCCGACGCCGTGGGGTCTGAAGGTGACAAGTGCGGTGCGGGGGTTCTCAAGCGAGAGCTATCCCTTTCCGCTCTCAAGCGAACGCGCCGAAGAAGCGGCGGTGCTGCGCGGATGGTTCGTGGACTGGATGAAGACGGCAACAGAAGCAGGTGTGGCATGAGCAGGATCTACCTGGTCACAAGCGGCGATCTCCGCCAGAGCGCAAACGAAGTCTGCTGGCCCGCGCAAGCTGAACTTGAAGCCGCGCTTGCAAAGGCTTTTGCGGCGGCAGGACATGAGCTAGTCCGCGCATTCCCCGTCGACGCGAAGCTGGGCCATGGCTTCATCAGCAGCCAGCGCATGGGGATGGATGTCTTCGCAAAGATTCCACCGGACGCTCCACTGGTCTTCGCAACAGCCGCATGGCAGTACACGCACCACGTGTTACCGGGCATGCGGTCGCATCGCGGGCCGATCCTCACCGTCGCCAACTGGTCGGGCCAGTGGCCGGGGCTGGTGGGCCTGCTGAACCTGAATGGATCACTCGTGAAGGCGGGCGTGGCTTTCTCGACGCTTTGGAGCGAAGACTTCACCGACGACTTCGCTCTGCGTGGTTTGAGGGACTGGATAACAACCGGCAGGCTCGCGCATGACCTGTCGCATGTAACGCCACTCGCATCCTCGGCCCTCCCTGCAGAAGCGAGGACGCTCGGCGATGATCTTGCGCTGGATCTGCAGACGCGCAAGATCATCCTCGGCATCTTCGACGAAGGCTGCATGGGCATGTACAACGCCATCATCGACGATGAGCCGTTGAATCGGGCGGCCTTCTTCAAGGAGCGGCTCAGCCAGTCGGCCCTCTACGCTCGTATGCGGACCATCACCGACGCAGACGCACAGGCCGTACGCACATGGCTGGATACGAAAGGCCTGAAGTTTAATACCGGCACCGACGAAGCAACGGAACTTACCGACGCGCAGATTCTCGCGCAGTGCCGCATGTATGTGGCGTCGGTGCGCATCGCGGATGAGTTTGGCTGCGACAGCATTGGCATTCAGTACCAGCAGGGTCTGAAGGACCTGGCACCCGCTTCGGATCTGGTGGAAGGTTTGTTGAACAATCCGGATCG is a genomic window containing:
- a CDS encoding MFS transporter: MAPAKVIAIDAPLAHKAGPGSYRWWLIAMLWCVCFCNYADRQAISSIFPLLRSDLSLSDLQLGIIASSFMWMYAVAGPVAGWLSDRVSPRSVILGALIFWSAVTAGTAVSHSFGTMVFFRTLGGLGEAFYFPAAMALIGLYHSTATRSRAMALHQSSVYAGTIGGGALSAVIAQSHGWRTSFVVFGVAGVLLGVVLLLFLRRPPARALKTETTTDQNFFHGVRDALRSGRVIALIVVFIGANFVAVVFLTWLPTYLYTKFHLSLAHAGFSSTAYLQIASVLGVLLGGVLADKFAMRRVGGRQMIQAFGLLMGVPFIFLTGWSLTMAGLIAGMIGFGFFKGMYDANIWASLYDVIPVERRGVAAGTMNSLGWLGGGFAPILIATAAGRFGMSACLSATSAIYLCLGLVLLLLVRNMRRSEDVLPA
- a CDS encoding GntR family transcriptional regulator, whose translation is MPRRSSTHHPGPSQSVRMKAYQLIQGKIASGDLPAGSLLSELALSKELGSSRTPVREAAGQLLAEGLLELSPGGGLVVTQLSRQSIIDLYELREALEVFAVGRAAREGVRPADRQKLESLLDETQTLLKELKTSGKVELNAEQMKRFAVADLGFHAMLIRLASNARILKVVNDTRLMIRIFAIQRSGHRRDELERIHKHHRSILQAVLKGDEDEAKRLLGEHIQASGRERLDEFDLWERENHLAALDRAAHFRM
- a CDS encoding sialidase family protein → MRLSFALCSAALSLSFVLPTAGLCQARAVEPTKQFIYKDAPFPSAHASTIVEVGKGEFLAAWFGGTKESAPDVAIWMSRRSADGTWSAPAEMAREPGTPTWNPVLFHAKTGRLWLYFKYGPHPAEWTAARRYSDDDGKTWSQVEHLPAGVYGPIRAKPYVAPDGTIISGSSVESYHSWSVWVERSTDNGMTWTRTGPITLPELLNAPSAALDPDKAIGLIQPTVIPMNDGKPGMHLRLYMRSSIQIHKICVSDSTDGGRTWTDARKLDVDNPNSGIDIVRLKDGRFVLLYNDTPTGRTPLNLAVSKDGDHFTNFAVVENETPGEFSYPALIQGTDGNLHMTYTWQRKTIRYATFPLASIPR
- a CDS encoding dihydrodipicolinate synthase family protein produces the protein MTRFSGVYAALLTPRNSVGELDLASFRGQLTTPCADQLAGYAVNGATGEFTISTVQELSEIVMATRDAAPNAQILCGIGAGDVRCAVARGHAATDAGADAVLLPMPAFFPYRQDDLRAFCIAVASELSIPVLLYNLPQFTTGLTVDTVLSLLTSGSNIVGVKDSSGSLDIVRAMTEAQVSGARIIGNDSALCDAMEQGLCDGVVSGVACTLPELMTSLFATKGHGKEFRQYRDLLNEFIDQLGALPTPWGLKVTSAVRGFSSESYPFPLSSERAEEAAVLRGWFVDWMKTATEAGVA
- a CDS encoding fucose isomerase — encoded protein: MSRIYLVTSGDLRQSANEVCWPAQAELEAALAKAFAAAGHELVRAFPVDAKLGHGFISSQRMGMDVFAKIPPDAPLVFATAAWQYTHHVLPGMRSHRGPILTVANWSGQWPGLVGLLNLNGSLVKAGVAFSTLWSEDFTDDFALRGLRDWITTGRLAHDLSHVTPLASSALPAEARTLGDDLALDLQTRKIILGIFDEGCMGMYNAIIDDEPLNRAAFFKERLSQSALYARMRTITDADAQAVRTWLDTKGLKFNTGTDEATELTDAQILAQCRMYVASVRIADEFGCDSIGIQYQQGLKDLAPASDLVEGLLNNPDRPPVFSENGRELFAGDALPHFNEVDECAGVDGVVTNRVWKALGLDPSTTLHDVRWGKTFGDDFVWLWQISGAAPASHFIGGYAGAESDRQPPMYFPLGGGTLKGIGRPGDIVWSRVFVEAGALHIDMGLAKVVSLPADETSARWNEVTRQWPMVSVVTEGVGRDAFMARHRANHVSIAYAGSRDQAMHALQTKAAMCAALGIRVNLCGVTV